A window from Podospora bellae-mahoneyi strain CBS 112042 chromosome 1 map unlocalized CBS112042p_1, whole genome shotgun sequence encodes these proteins:
- a CDS encoding uncharacterized protein (EggNog:ENOG503P3FW): MCNPPRHQSTTSTSSSPGIGPGVGTGTITAAVRALIPAHPVCTEALAVAKSILPASILYHSLRVYFYATAFMRLFDDLLPPDVHYAPSIRSTMASEYDNPTPSCTPRAAPHVLFVACILHDIGTASTYNDVPERFEVVSADVAENLLRAHGIPEKEVRDAWLAMSLHTSPGIAERLGGTVRALRLGVRADFGSYPLPPPELIDTWADVIRWQLPRLEIEKELGDAVCEQGIQNPQKAPGGSWPGDLVRAKRDNPEWEGVNRGF, from the coding sequence ATGTGCAACCCTCCAAGACATCAATCAACCACTTCCACATCCAGCTCTCCAGGGATAGGACCCGGAGTGGGGACCGGCACCATCACAGCGGCCGTTCGAGCCCTCATTCCTGCACATCCAGTCTGCACCGAAGCTCTCGCGGTCGCCAAATCCATCCTGCCAGCTTCCATCCTGTATCACAGTCTCAGAGTGTATTTCTACGCTACGGCCTTTATGCGTCTTTTTGACGATCTCCTTCCACCAGACGTACATTATGCCCCTTCGATCCGATCGACCATGGCCAGCGAATATGACAATCCCACACCTAGTTGCACACCGCGAGCAGCACCCCATGTCTTGTTTGTAGCCTGTATCCTCCACGACATTGGCACTGCCTCGACCTACAACGACGTTCCAGAGAGATTCGAGGTTGTCTCGGCGGATGTTGCTGAAAACCTACTCCGAGCACACGGCATCCCCGAGAAGGAGGTCCGAGACGCGTGGCTCGCCATGTCGTTGCATACCTCTCCGGGGATCGCAGAGCGGCTGGGAGGGACGGTCCGAGCCCTTCGATTGGGCGTCAGGGCAGATTTTGGAAGCTACCCGCTACCGCCGCCGGAATTAATCGACACCTGGGCTGATGTGATACGCTGGCAGTTACCAAGGCTCGAAATTGAAAAGGAACTGGGAGATGCAGTCTGTGAACAGGGCATCCAGAATCCTCAGAAAGCTCCGGGAGGAAGCTGGCCAGGTGATCTGGTGAGGGCAAAGAGGGATAACCcagagtgggaaggggtgaatCGGGGAttctga
- a CDS encoding uncharacterized protein (EggNog:ENOG503PBP9; COG:S), with translation MLTIPGGASRSISGSNLCVHVFLFQQYLINNPYTMNLLESDEILKLNDNITSFVLVNPDRVDDDDVDIFVVKSPGPPPFPRHNETKASSLDEPAETSQDANLGSEPSATIRSMTQLCDTCYNALNYFGYHVDLHKTKGKEATEGLPAACLLHNGAKTLQDGEDGRCHLCVFLMANLRVKRLAMESIDESNIEMCWQSGPAPKRLHFALTHRGHPRAAKNYWNILKLQIWPFSEFDKALFGMTEGKGMERHPTTESAQTRDNALEWLKRCQTNEDGKHNQCNITASRDWLPTRLLDVKSAIETSMVKLVTPLDTPRDFEQEREYITLSHCWGKWGASQLPVLTTGNIAERLREGVSISLLPKTFADAIKAASWFKVRWLWIDSLCILQDSKEDWQRESIMMYDVYKNALLNISADDSPDGRFGCFRNRDPLAVLPMNISFNGQESWKFWLTPDTHAVFDSITKSSLAKRGWVFQERQLSRRVLHFTSHELMWECCAEAPYFASETFPGGTPFTSVFNGNPKFQTRTKLNVAPDTSHELYKAWNTIYKEYSSKIFSHVQDRLVALSGLAQEFEVALPDDTYLAGIWRSTLPQSLLWQSSRDSSPVGSTGSYIAPTWSWLSIDGPVSPFALDYSGSTYSLVDIVDATTTPVFPAKPTASLKDASITMRCFMRPVEVRPDYEKKPWYMLAIGGGKTHKLSIKEEDGTEAFCVSNIHSDAFNFSFDIEWDQDMENGPDVVAGYFVPLIMSKPTEHESLCIRGLLVEPVGDGPKATYKRIGLLTVYGSHCQRVKYMATHSDKDEAEQKWDHLLKCLRATHERSEKLKDDKEEDSSECEPSAEKEDSEERVLTEKLESLKVGKSDEDRAQIDLGSIDATERLYALDGVVSSELQSMFEKLSLKEIKLI, from the exons ATGCTGACAATCCCAGGTGGGGCTTCACGGTCCATCTCGGGCAGCAATCTCTGTGTTCAtgtttttctctttcaaCAATATCTCATCAACAATCCATACACAATGAATCTCCTTGAATCGGACGAGATTCTGAAGCTCAACGATAATATTACATCGTTTGTGCTTGTCAACCCGGATCgggtcgacgacgacgatgtcgaCATCTTTGTAGTCAAATCACCCGGCCCACCCCCATTCCCACGCCACAATGAGACCAAAGCATCCTCCCTGGACGAACCAGCAGAAACATCTCAAGATGCAAACCTTGGATCTGAACCGAGCGCAACCATCCGCAGCATGACCCAACTCTGTGACACCTGCTACAACGCCCTGAACTATTTTGGCTATCACGTGGATCTTCATAAAACCAAAGGCAAAGAAGCGACGGAGGGCCTTCCCGCGGCATGTTTGCTGCACAATGGCGCAAAGACCCTTCAAGACGGGGAAGATGGCCGCTGCCATCTCTGCGTCTTCCTCATGGCTAACCTGCGGGTCAAACGGCTGGCGATGGAGTCGATTGACGAATCCAATATCGAGATGTGTTGGCAGTCCGGCCCAGCCCCTAAACGACTGCACTTTGCACTGACCCACCGGGGACACCCAAGAGCTGCAAAAAACTACTGGAACATCTTGAAGCTTCAAATCTGGCCTTTCTCCGAGTTCGACAAGGCACTATTTGGCATGACCGAGGGGAAGGGCATGGAACGACACCCGACTACGGAATCGGCGCAAACCCGTGATAATGCGCTAGAGTGGCTGAAACGATGCCAGACAAACGAAGACGGCAAGCACAACCAATGCAACATCACGGCTTCTAGAGATTGGTTGCCAACCAGACTTCTGGATGTGAAGTCAGCAATTGAGACGTCAATGGTGAAGTTGGTGACGCCTTTGGACACCCCACGAGATTTCGAGCAAGAACGAGAGTACATCACACTCAGTCATTGCTGGGGAAAATGGGGGGCCAGTCAACTACCTGTCTTGACAACAGGAAATATTGCAGAGAGACTTCGGGAAGGTGTTTCGATATCGCTATTGCCCAAGACATTTGCAGATGCTATCAAGGCGGCAAGCTGGTTCAAAG TCCGATGGCTCTGGATCGATTCGTTGTGCATTCTCCAGGACAGCAAAGAGGACTGGCAACGAGAGTCCATCATGATGTACGACGTCTACAAGAATGCACTGCTCAATATCTCGGCAGACGATTCCCCTGACGGTCGTTTTGGTTGCTTTAGGAACAGAGATCCACTGGCTGTTTTGCCCATGAACATTTCCTTCAATGGGCAAGAAAGCTGGAAATTTTGGTTGACTCCGGACACACATGCTGTTTTTGACAGTATTACCAAGTCTTCCCTGGCGAAAAGAGGGTGGGTCTTTCAGGAGCGCCAGCTGTCTCGCAGAGTGTTACACTTCACCTCTCACGAGCTCATGTGGGAGTGTTGCGCGGAAGCCCCCTATTTCGCGAGCGAAACTTTCCCAGGAGGAACACCGTTCACGTCGGTGTTTAACGGGAACCCCAAGTTCCAGACCAGGACCAAGCTGAACGTGGCGCCAGACACCTCACACGAGTTGTATAAAGCCTGGAACACGATATACAAGGAATATTCTAGCAAGATCTTCAGTCACGTCCAGGACAGACTCGTGGCCTTGTCGGGCCTTGCGCAGGAATTTGAGGTCGCTCTGCCAGATGACACGTACCTGGCTGGGATATGGCGCTCCACACTTCCGCAGTCACTACTGTGGCAGTCCTCTAGGGATTCAAGTCCTGTGGGGTCGACGGGAAGCTACATCGCGCCGACTTGGTCCTGGCTATCAATCGATGGGCCCGTCTCTCCGTTCGCTCTCGATTATAGCGGAAGCACATACTCCCTAGTCGACATTGTGGACGCGACAACCACACCGGTCTTTCCGGCAAAGCCCACCGCCTCTCTCAAGGATGCCTCCATCACAATGCGCTGCTTCATGCGTCCTGTCGAGGTTCGCCCGGATTACGAGAAGAAGCCCTGGTACATGCTTGCTATTGGAGGTGGAAAAACCCATAAGCTGTcaatcaaggaggaggatggcacGGAAGCCTTTTGTGTCAGCAATATCCATTCCGACGCCTTTAACTTTTCGTTCGACATCGAGTGGGACCAGGACATGGAGAATGGACCGGATGTAGTGGCGGGGTATTTTGTGCCATTGATTATGAGTAAACCTACCGAGCACGAATCGCTGTGCATTCGTGGACTCCTGGTTGAGCCTGTCGGTGACGGACCGAAGGCTACATACAAGCGTATCGGTCTCTTGACCGTGTATGGGTCTCACTGCCAGAGGGTCAAATACATGGCGACGCACAGTGACAAAGACGAAGCCGAGCAGAAATGGGATCACCTGTTGAAGTGCCTTCGGGCAACCCACGAACGCTCCGAGAAGCTGAAGGACGATAAAGAAGAGGACTCTTCAGAATGCGAACCATCTGCGGAAAAGGAAGATTCAGAGGAACGAGTACTTACTGAGAAGCTCGAAAGTTTGAAAGTTGGGAAAAGTGACGAGGATAGAGCTCAGATTGATCTTGGTTCAATTGATGCAACGGAAAGGCTGTATGCTCTTGATGGCGTGGTGAGCAGCGAGCTGCAGAGCATGTTTGAGAAGTTGTCTCTGAAGGAAATCAAGCTGATCTAG